From the Leptospira sp. WS60.C2 genome, one window contains:
- a CDS encoding zeta toxin family protein, giving the protein MKIVIVAGPNGAGKTTFARFFLGSMPEISHYLNADTIAAGLAPLKPEAAAVEAGRFLLTQMDQLVGQKINFAFETTLSSKNYLRRIRIWKACGYDVRLVFLSLPSQDFAINRVKQRVKQGGHNIPEKVIRRRFNRGLENLDAYKKIVTTWQVFDNSVTPPILIESSDVQNEKRKK; this is encoded by the coding sequence ATGAAAATTGTGATTGTTGCAGGACCAAATGGAGCTGGAAAAACAACTTTTGCTCGATTTTTTTTGGGCTCTATGCCTGAAATCTCCCACTATCTGAATGCTGATACAATTGCTGCTGGACTTGCTCCGCTAAAACCTGAAGCTGCAGCAGTGGAAGCAGGTCGATTTCTACTGACACAAATGGATCAGCTTGTAGGACAGAAAATAAACTTTGCATTCGAAACTACTTTATCTTCAAAAAATTATCTACGACGAATCAGAATCTGGAAAGCCTGTGGATATGATGTTAGGCTAGTTTTCCTGAGTCTGCCAAGCCAAGATTTTGCAATCAATCGAGTAAAGCAACGCGTGAAACAGGGCGGTCATAACATTCCAGAAAAAGTAATTCGAAGAAGGTTTAATCGTGGATTAGAGAATTTGGACGCATACAAAAAGATTGTCACAACTTGGCAGGTGTTTGATAATAGTGTTACACCCCCAATTTTAATTGAATCAAGTGATGTACAGAATGAAAAAAGAAAAAAATAA